In Drosophila simulans strain w501 chromosome X, Prin_Dsim_3.1, whole genome shotgun sequence, one DNA window encodes the following:
- the LOC120285370 gene encoding uncharacterized protein LOC120285370 produces MNNFKTIEIVSDSTGKEETKAPKRSVGGKSKTLSDLDVKTVKIEKMVPDVAYSCTLGRTKTSTGTAADVSSKSGRDRSRKSQHGARSISADPQLESVAADGLGAGGSKASKKQDKARAAIKSFVQSDEMQGLIKRIAIERIRCNFLLTAYQLPDMSFTLNTPMDTLRNRFEKRLQQRRDRGYANSTSSASSPASCSQKLPAKGVAKAKNP; encoded by the coding sequence ATGAACAACTTTAAGACCATCGAAATTGTCTCCGATTCAACCGGAAAAGAAGAGACAAAAGCCCCCAAACGAAGTGTCGGTGGAAAATCTAAGACACTCAGCGATCTTGATGTTAAAACAGTCAAGATCGAAAAAATGGTACCTGATGTAGCATATTCATGCACCTTGGGCCGGACAAAAACATCGACTGGCACTGCGGCTGATGTATCCAGTAAGAGTGGACGCGACAGGTCCAGGAAGAGCCAGCATGGTGCCAGAAGCATAAGTGCTGACCCACAGCTCGAGTCGGTTGCTGCAGATGGGCTGGGAGCCGGTGGATCCAAGGCATCTAAGAAACAGGACAAGGCGCGCGCGGCCATCAAAAGTTTTGTACAGAGCGATGAGATGCAGGGGCTCATCAAGCGCATCGCCATCGAGCGGATTCGCTGCAACTTCCTGCTGACCGCCTATCAGCTGCCCGACATGAGCTTCACCCTCAACACGCCCATGGACACGCTACGCAATAGGTTCGAGAAGCGCCTCCAGCAGCGTCGCGACCGAGGATATGCCAATTCAACCTCCTCGGCTTCATCCCCAGCCAGTTGCAGCCAGAAATTACCCGCCAAGGGAGTTGCGAAGGCCAAAAACCCGTAG
- the LOC6726581 gene encoding uncharacterized protein LOC6726581 has protein sequence MNNFKTIEIVSDSTGKEETKAPKRSVGGKSKTLSDLDVKTVKIEKIVPDVAYPCTLGRTKTSTGTAADVSSKSGRDRSRKSQHGARSISADPQLESVAADGLGAGGSKASKKQDKARAAIKSFVQSDEMQGLIKRIAIERIRCNFLLTAYQLPDMNFTLNTPMDTLRNRFEKRLQQRRDRGYANSTSSASSPASCSQKLPAKGVAKAKNP, from the coding sequence ATGAACAACTTTAAGACCATCGAAATTGTCTCCGATTCAACCGGAAAAGAAGAGACAAAAGCCCCCAAACGAAGTGTCGGTGGAAAATCTAAGACACTCAGCGATCTTGATGTTAAAACAGTCAAGATCGAAAAAATTGTACCTGATGTAGCATATCCATGCACCTTGGGCCGGACAAAAACATCGACTGGCACTGCGGCTGATGTATCCAGTAAGAGTGGACGCGACAGGTCCAGGAAGAGCCAGCATGGTGCCAGAAGCATAAGTGCTGACCCACAGCTCGAGTCGGTTGCTGCAGATGGGCTGGGAGCCGGTGGATCCAAGGCATCTAAGAAACAGGACAAGGCGCGCGCGGCCATCAAAAGTTTTGTACAGAGCGATGAGATGCAGGGGCTCATCAAGCGCATCGCCATCGAGCGGATTCGCTGCAACTTCCTGCTGACCGCCTATCAGCTGCCCGACATGAACTTCACCCTCAACACGCCCATGGACACGCTACGCAATAGGTTCGAGAAGCGCCTCCAGCAGCGTCGCGACCGAGGATATGCCAATTCAACCTCCTCGGCTTCATCCCCAGCCAGTTGCAGCCAGAAATTACCCGCCAAGGGAGTTGCGAAGGCCAAAAACCCGTAG
- the LOC120285368 gene encoding nod factor export ATP-binding protein I-like has product MTISSAQPWQSIPLRVSLSSSPSTSKLHKRGERTPPWGHPLVVDTVDDCPPIVASHGLDDSSDLIHLLHTVYFEPLPGYSHPVRNVYFSVQRGECFGLLGKNGAGKSTIFKLLTGQLQPDVGQIYFEQPGISYCPQSNPLDPLLTTTECIRFYGRLRGIRDLDQFLDRVLDTYELRPYKDVQVRNLSGGNRRKLTVAVTCCGCTPTVLMDEPTSDMDPVTRDMVYATIEQLLLARRAVVLTSHSVSEIEHLCQRVAVLRAGQVIASDSPQRLKSEHGGYYSVTCFCGPAQQAILSRSLSQRLPGARDLQHYAHSLRFLVRIRSPGSLGDAPLLSELFAILRDVCVNVARFSLSRCRFETVFERILDSSESNGSNGVHKDQQQQDARKDLPSKSPAVGGTLETGYIHCGYEETRT; this is encoded by the exons atgacaatatcgtcagcaCAGCCCTGGCAAAGTATACCTCTgcgggtcagtctgtccagcaGCCCGTCTACCAGCAAGCTCCACAAGAGAGGCGAGAGGACACCCCCTTGGGGGCATCCccttgtggtagatactgtGGACGACTGTCCTCCTATAGTGGCGAGCCATGGCCTAGATGACAGTAGTGATTTGATCCATCTACTG CACACGGTCTACTTTGAGCCATTACCGGGGTATTCCCATCCGGTGCGTAATGTTTACTTCAGTGTCCAGCGGGGCGAATGCTTCGGGTTGTTGGGCAAGAATGGAGCCGGGAAGTCCACAATCTTCAAGCTGCTCACTGGGCAATTGCAGCCCGACGTGGGTCAAATTTACTTCGAGCAA CCCGGCATTTCATACTGCCCGCAGAGCAACCCGCTGGACCCGCTGCTGACGACGACCGAGTGCATCCGCTTCTACGGACGCCTGCGGGGCATTCGCGATCTGGATCAATTTTTGGACCGTGTGCTGGACACGTACGAGCTGCGTCCCTACAAGGATGTCCAGGTGCGGAACCTGAGTGGCGGCAATAGGCGCAAGCTAACTGTGGCTGTGACCTGTTGCGGATGCACGCCCACCGTCCTGATGGATGAACCAACGAGCGACATGGATCCCGTGACCAGGGACATGGTGTATGCCACCAtcgagcagctgctgctggcccgCAGAGCGGTGGTGCTGACCTCTCATTCCGTTTCGGAGATCGAGCATCTGTGCCAAAGGGTGGCGGTGCTTAGGGCGGGCCAGGTCATCGCCAGCGATAGTCCGCAGCGGTTGAAATCAGAACATGGTGGTTACTACTCCGTGACCTGCTTCTGCGGCCCCGCCCAACAGGCTATTCTTTCAAGAAGCTTGAGTCAACGATTGCCGGGAGCCCGGGACTTGCAGCACTATGCCCACAGCTTGCGGTTCCTCGTCAGGATCCGTTCGCCTGGCAGCCTGGGCGATGCCCCCCTTCTCTCTGAACTCTTCGCCATCCTTCGCGATGTCTGCGTGAATGTGGCTCGCTTTTCGCTGAGTCGCTGCCGTTTCGAGACCGTTTTCGAACGAATCCTTGACAGCAGCGAGTCGAATGGCAGCAATGGCGTGCACaaggatcagcagcagcaggatgccAGGAAGGATCTGCCAAGCAAATCCCCTGCTGTCGGTGGCACTCTCGAAACCGGCTATATTCATTGTGGCTATGAGGAGACAAGAACTTAA
- the LOC120285367 gene encoding uncharacterized protein LOC120285367 → MNNFKTIEIVSDSTGKEETKAPKRSVGGKSKTLSDLDVKTVKIEKMVPDVAYPRTLGRTKTSTGTAADVSSKSGRDRSRKSQHGARSISADPQLESVAADGLGAGGSKASKKQDKARAAIKSFVQSDEMQGLIKRIAIERIRCNFLLTAYQLPDMNFTLNTPMDTLRNRFEKCLQQRRDRGYANSTSSASSPASCSQKLPARGVAKAKNP, encoded by the coding sequence ATGAACAACTTTAAGACCATCGAAATTGTCTCCGATTCAACCGGAAAAGAAGAGACAAAAGCCCCCAAACGAAGTGTCGGTGGAAAATCTAAGACACTCAGCGATCTTGATGTTAAAACAGTCAAGATCGAAAAAATGGTACCTGATGTAGCATATCCACGCACCTTGGGCCGGACAAAAACATCGACTGGCACTGCGGCTGATGTATCCAGTAAGAGTGGACGCGACAGGTCCAGGAAGAGCCAGCATGGCGCCAGAAGCATAAGTGCTGACCCACAGCTCGAGTCGGTTGCTGCAGATGGGCTGGGAGCCGGTGGATCCAAGGCATCTAAGAAACAGGACAAGGCGCGCGCGGCCATCAAAAGTTTTGTACAGAGCGATGAGATGCAGGGGCTCATCAAGCGCATCGCCATCGAGCGGATTCGCTGCAACTTCCTGCTGACCGCCTATCAGCTGCCCGACATGAACTTCACCCTCAACACGCCCATGGACACGCTACGCAATAGGTTCGAGAAGTGCCTCCAGCAGCGTCGCGACCGAGGATATGCCAATTCAACCTCCTCGGCTTCATCCCCAGCCAGTTGCAGCCAGAAATTACCCGCCAGGGGAGTTGCGAAGGCCAAAAACCCGTAG
- the LOC120285369 gene encoding uncharacterized protein LOC120285369 — MNNFKTIEIVSDSTGKEETKAPKRSVGGKSKTLSDLDVKTVKIQKMVPDVAYPCTLGQTKTSTGTAADVSSKSERDRSRKSQHGARSISADPQLESVAADGLGAGGSVAPRLKPGLASRRKQVITPRPFLEDDIF; from the coding sequence ATGAACAACTTTAAGACCATCGAAATTGTCTCCGATTCAACCGGAAAAGAAGAGACAAAAGCCCCCAAACGAAGTGTCGGTGGAAAATCTAAGACACTCAGCGATCTTGATGTTAAAACAGTCAAGATCCAAAAAATGGTACCTGATGTAGCATATCCATGCACTTTGGGCCAGACAAAAACATCGACTGGCACTGCGGCTGATGTATCCAGTAAGAGTGAACGCGACAGGTCCAGGAAGAGCCAGCATGGTGCCAGAAGCATAAGTGCTGACCCACAGCTCGAGTCGGTTGCTGCAGATGGGCTGGGAGCCGGTGGATCTGTGGCGCCCAGACTGAAGCCCGGTCTGGCATCACGGCGAAAACAGGTAATAACGCCAAGACCTTTCCTGGAGGACGATATCTTCTGA